A stretch of Henckelia pumila isolate YLH828 chromosome 4, ASM3356847v2, whole genome shotgun sequence DNA encodes these proteins:
- the LOC140860093 gene encoding cellulose synthase A catalytic subunit 6 [UDP-forming]-like: MPIQWTPFPFPQPDREEVIVLVPSRPMVPEKYRALYGYGSVSWKDRMEDWKKRQSEKLQMVKLLGNNDSEDFDGSELDPDMPT, from the exons ATGCCTATACAATGGACTCCTTTCCCTTTCCCTCAACCTGATAGAGAAGAAGTAATCGTGTTAG TGCCATCCCGGCCTATGGTTCCAGAGAAATACAGAGCATTATATGGTTATGGAAGTGTTTCATGGAAGGATCGGATGGAGGATTGGAAGAAGAGGCAAAGCGAGAAACTTCAGATGGTCAAACTTCTAGGGAATAATGATTCTGAGGACTTCGATGGGAGTGAATTGGACCCTGATATGCCTAC TTGA
- the LOC140864661 gene encoding CBL-interacting serine/threonine-protein kinase 5-like: protein MGGDKKILFEKYEMGKLLGQGTFAKVYYGKNLATDECVAIKVIKKDEVIRSERMMEQIKREISVMRLVRHPNIAELKEVMATKSKIYIIMEYVRGGELFAKVARGRLKEDAAKKYFQQLISAVDFCHSRGVIHRDLKPENLLLDENEDLKISDFGLSALYEHRCKDGLLHTQCGTPAYIAPEVLKTKGYDGAKADLWSCGVVLYVLLAGFLPFQDDNLSIMYKKIFRADYEFPPWFSTDARRIISKVLVADPSRRIGIQGIMRAHWFRKGFKRPNAFSMQESLFEKFDEDEKFMHETSTIKKSPSSPAFLNAFQFISSMSTGFDLSSMFEDERKVGSTFASRCPAKVIMGKMEMVAKKLGFKVARMKDFKLRLLGTTEGRKGRLSLTAEVFKVAPEVTVVELSKSSGDTLEYIKFREDEFRPALKDIVWTWQGDPLFGEVEECSKQ, encoded by the exons ATGGGCGGGGACAAGAAAATACTGTTTGAGAAATACGAGATGGGAAAGCTTTTAGGCCAAG gtACATTTGCCAAAGTTTACTACGGCAAAAACCTGGCCACCGACGAGTGCGTGGCGATTAAGGTTATCAAGAAAGACGAGGTTATCCGAAGCGAAAGAATGATGGAGCAGATCAAGAGGGAGATCTCCGTCATGCGATTGGTGCGCCACCCCAACATCGCCGAACTCAAAGAAGTAATGGCCACGAAATCAAAGATCTACATAATCATGGAGTACGTTCGCGGCGGCGAGTTGTTCGCCAAGGTGGCGCGTGGCCGGCTCAAGGAGGATGCGGCCAAGAAGTACTTCCAGCAGCTCATCAGCGCCGTCGATTTCTGCCACAGCCGCGGAGTCATCCACCGCGATCTCAAGCCGGAGAATCTCCTCCTCGACGAGAACGAGGATCTCAAGATATCCGATTTCGGGTTGTCGGCCTTGTACGAACACCGTTGCAAAGACGGTCTTCTTCACACTCAATGTGGGACGCCGGCGTACATTGCGCCGGAGGTCTTGAAGACCAAAGGCTACGACGGAGCCAAGGCGGATCTATGGTCGTGCGGCGTCGTATTATACGTTCTTTTGGCGGGTTTTCTTCCATTTCAAGATGATAATCTTTCTATCATGTATAAGAAGATCTTCCGAGCGGATTACGAGTTTCCGCCGTGGTTTTCGACGGATGCAAGAAGGATTATATCCAAGGTATTGGTTGCGGACCCTAGTAGAAGGATCGGGATCCAAGGGATAATGAGGGCACATTGGTTTAGAAAAGGGTTCAAGAGACCTAACGCATTCTCCATGCAAGAATCATTATTCGAAAAATTCGACGAAGATGAGAAGTTCATGCATGAGACGTCAACGATCAAAAAGTCCCCGTCCTCGCCGGCATTCCTCAACGCTTTCCAGTTCATTTCGTCGATGTCTACGGGGTTCGACCTGTCGAGCATGTTCGAGGACGAGCGAAAGGTGGGGTCCACATTCGCGTCGAGGTGTCCGGCAAAAGTTATCATGGGGAAGATGGAGATGGTGGCGAAGAAGCTAGGGTTTAAGGTTGCGAGGATGAAGGATTTCAAGCTGAGGTTGTTGGGGACCACCGAAGGTCGGAAGGGGAGATTGTCGCTCACCGCCGAGGTTTTTAAGGTGGCGCCGGAGGTGACCGTGGTCGAGCTTTCGAAGTCTTCCGGTGACACGTTGGAGTACATTAAGTTTCGTGAGGATGAGTTTAGGCCGGCGTTGAAGGACATTGTTTGGACATGGCAAGGTGACCCATTATTTGGTGAAGTAGAAGAATGTTCCAAGCAATAA